In Verrucomicrobiia bacterium, the following are encoded in one genomic region:
- a CDS encoding peptidoglycan binding domain-containing protein: MAALNIPKGVKYTTFFIAVLLALLAMVGVGVTYAHKDTYYPGIKVGSVAVGGLSRDEAKKKVQDVVDKATARSVVVAMPDISQPKDAETEEYPEVEITTTAEELGFAVPVDSALDEAWKLGHGANATGWVKEAWSLFFGGGTSVAMNPTVDADKIKGFVATKVVAVASPPEPAKVVATGKNVVIEDQVPG; this comes from the coding sequence ATGGCCGCGCTTAATATCCCCAAAGGGGTTAAATACACAACCTTTTTCATTGCCGTATTACTCGCCCTCCTTGCCATGGTGGGCGTGGGTGTTACGTATGCTCACAAGGACACATACTACCCAGGTATTAAAGTAGGGTCTGTTGCAGTTGGTGGCTTGTCCCGTGACGAGGCAAAAAAGAAGGTTCAAGATGTGGTCGATAAGGCTACGGCCCGTAGCGTAGTGGTAGCAATGCCCGACATTAGCCAGCCTAAGGACGCGGAAACCGAGGAGTATCCAGAGGTAGAAATTACTACTACCGCGGAAGAGCTTGGCTTTGCCGTACCGGTAGACAGCGCTTTGGATGAAGCCTGGAAGCTGGGACATGGCGCCAATGCTACGGGATGGGTGAAAGAGGCTTGGAGCCTGTTCTTTGGCGGCGGCACAAGCGTGGCCATGAACCCTACGGTGGATGCAGATAAGATTAAGGGCTTTGTAGCCACTAAGGTGGTTGCGGTCGCCTCCCCGCCAGAGCCTGCAAAAGTTGTGGCTACTGGAAAAAACGTAGTCATTGAAGACCAGGTTCCTGG